The sequence CCACAACCCACCAATCGCTCGCAGGAGCGAGCTTTTTCCGCCACCACTGCTACCCACAATGATCAGGTCCGCACTTGGGCCGATTTTTAACGAGAGGTCTTCGATCAATGTCCTTCCGTAATCCGGTGTCTGCAACGTAACGTTCTCGATGACCACATCAGGACCATCAGCGCTCACAATAACGGGGCCTTTGCTCTTTCCATTCAGCACTTCCATGGTTGTCGCGAATGAGTGCAGCCGCCGTACTCCGGCGCCGAATTTCGCAAGGATGTCGAATTTATCAATGATGACCGTAACTGCTTGCAGCGTGGCCGCAAACGCGCCAGCGGCTTCGGTCACCCGCCCGATCTCTAGCTCGCCCGAAATAACTCTGGGGGCAAGAACCATGCTCGGAATCACTATGGCGGCATTGCTGTACCCGTACTGAAATAGATTCAGATTGAGTTGCGCTCCGATCAATTTGCCGAAATTTACAAACAGATCATTGAATCGCTGCTTCAATTGACCGCCTTCGTTAGTTTCACCGCGATAGAATGCAATCGACTCGGCATTTTCTCTAATCCGAATCAGAGCGAATCGGAAGTCTGCTTCCCGCTTTAACTGCGAATAGTTCAATCCGACAAGCACTTTTCCAAATCCGAAGATCGTCGCGACCGTCCCGACAATCGCGTATGCGATCAGCAGGAGGACGAGCACGATAGAAATGGATGCGAGGACGCCGCTGAAGGCGATTAGCTGCAAAAGCGCTCCCAGGCCGATCATAGCGAAATAAAGACTCCGTTGCGTAAACGAGTCTATATCATCGGCAATTCGCTGGTCGGGGTTGTCGACCTCGGCATTCGCGTTGAGATGATAGTACGTGCGATTCCGAAGGTAGCCTCCGAGAAAGCGATTGGTGAGGGCTCGCCGCCACAGTATGCCGAGCTTGTCACGAACGAAGTAAAAGAACGCATTGAGCGGAACGGCGACGAGAAAAAGCAGCAAGCACCGGATAATGGCGCCCCAGAAACGATGTGTCTCGTGAGCCGCTAACGCCGACGTGAATTCACCGGTCAATTTATTGGTCAGCACATTGGCGCACGTTTGGCCCAGCAGCAATATGATTAACAGCAATAACAGGAAGCGCGCTCGCCACTTCCTTTCGGCGGCCCAGTACGGTGCGGCAAGTACAACGAACTGATTCCAAAGATTTTGCGGGGCGAATTTAGGCATTTGTCAGGGCGGGCCGAGGAGTTGACGCATAATCCTGCTTGGCTCAATCGATCGCTGTCCCGTTTCGCAATTGCTTTTCCAACGCACATTTTGTGCCCAAGAGGGCCGACTCTGTTTGCCGACAC comes from Pirellulales bacterium and encodes:
- a CDS encoding ABC transporter ATP-binding protein/permease, with product MPKFAPQNLWNQFVVLAAPYWAAERKWRARFLLLLLIILLLGQTCANVLTNKLTGEFTSALAAHETHRFWGAIIRCLLLFLVAVPLNAFFYFVRDKLGILWRRALTNRFLGGYLRNRTYYHLNANAEVDNPDQRIADDIDSFTQRSLYFAMIGLGALLQLIAFSGVLASISIVLVLLLIAYAIVGTVATIFGFGKVLVGLNYSQLKREADFRFALIRIRENAESIAFYRGETNEGGQLKQRFNDLFVNFGKLIGAQLNLNLFQYGYSNAAIVIPSMVLAPRVISGELEIGRVTEAAGAFAATLQAVTVIIDKFDILAKFGAGVRRLHSFATTMEVLNGKSKGPVIVSADGPDVVIENVTLQTPDYGRTLIEDLSLKIGPSADLIIVGSSGGGKSSLLRAIGGLWTSGTGRIIRPDAEGLLFLPQHPYMILGTLRDQMLYPKMHKGRSDEELLELLKAVNLGELADRCGGLDIEMDWGKVLSLGEQQRLAIARLLLANPRYAMLDEATSALDTSNESIVYQRLKDSGTILVSISHRLSILRFHQQVLQLTGNGKWKLHSVKDFRVERD